A window from Leptospira meyeri encodes these proteins:
- a CDS encoding ATP-binding cassette domain-containing protein: protein MGSTEFSAVQIKNATIETKNGQKIWNGISLEIPKGIVYGVIGESGSGKSTLGFSLFGMVPDGCQLSYQTFSVLGEDVRTVNFGSNLFMVPQNPNWAFHPFRSIEAQIRDFFKLSKLNAVHFESLFQIWDRLSIPRSHWKKYAKTLSGGEKQRILLSLAFLRKPEILVLDEPTTGLDAFSEKIVLETVRNLAKMGMTVVFITHELRIVESLTSQVTIMKQGEVVETVPVLNGNLEPKTEYGKQLKEASLLFQ from the coding sequence TTGGGCTCGACTGAATTTTCTGCTGTCCAAATCAAAAATGCGACCATTGAAACTAAGAATGGGCAAAAGATTTGGAATGGAATTTCTTTGGAAATTCCAAAAGGCATTGTGTATGGAGTGATCGGAGAGTCGGGGTCAGGAAAATCAACCTTAGGTTTTTCGCTTTTTGGCATGGTTCCAGATGGTTGCCAGTTGAGTTATCAGACCTTTTCTGTATTAGGCGAAGATGTGCGTACTGTTAATTTTGGTTCTAATTTGTTTATGGTGCCACAAAATCCTAATTGGGCCTTTCATCCTTTCCGGTCCATCGAAGCACAAATTAGGGATTTTTTTAAATTATCAAAATTGAATGCGGTCCATTTTGAATCTCTGTTTCAAATTTGGGATCGTTTGTCTATTCCCAGAAGTCATTGGAAAAAATACGCAAAAACCTTATCTGGAGGAGAGAAACAAAGGATTCTCCTTTCCCTTGCTTTTTTACGTAAACCAGAGATCCTCGTTTTGGATGAGCCTACTACGGGCCTTGATGCTTTTTCTGAAAAAATTGTTCTAGAAACCGTCCGAAACCTTGCAAAAATGGGGATGACGGTTGTTTTTATTACACATGAGCTACGGATCGTCGAAAGTCTGACCTCTCAAGTTACGATAATGAAACAAGGGGAAGTTGTTGAAACCGTTCCGGTTTTAAACGGTAACCTGGAGCCAAAAACTGAATATGGAAAACAACTTAAGGAAGCATCTCTACTCTTTCAGTAA
- a CDS encoding SIS domain-containing protein, which yields MDHKSLIQTQIEDSIAVKQSLLPGLLPSIETAGKLLTESLRQNGLLYFCGNGGSSCDASHIAAELVVRYKSGNERKAIPALALNSDQAVLTACSNDYGYEYVFQRQVQAFGKPSDVFVGLTTSGNSQNIVLAVEEARKIGMKVVLLLGGDGGKLKGKGDVEIIVPSKVTARIQECHILIGHILCSIIEKELFGLD from the coding sequence ATGGATCATAAATCGCTCATCCAAACACAAATCGAAGATTCAATTGCCGTAAAACAAAGTTTATTACCTGGACTTTTGCCTTCTATTGAAACTGCGGGTAAACTCCTGACAGAGTCACTCAGACAAAATGGATTATTGTATTTCTGTGGAAATGGGGGCTCGAGTTGTGATGCCTCTCATATTGCAGCAGAACTTGTGGTTCGTTATAAGTCGGGTAATGAGAGAAAAGCCATTCCCGCCCTTGCTCTCAACAGTGACCAAGCTGTTCTTACCGCTTGTTCTAATGATTATGGTTATGAATATGTATTCCAAAGACAAGTCCAGGCATTTGGAAAACCGTCAGATGTTTTTGTGGGCCTAACCACTTCTGGAAATTCGCAAAACATTGTTTTGGCGGTAGAAGAAGCTAGAAAAATCGGAATGAAGGTCGTTTTATTATTAGGTGGAGATGGCGGAAAACTAAAAGGAAAAGGGGATGTGGAAATCATTGTGCCATCTAAGGTTACTGCTAGAATCCAAGAATGTCATATCCTGATTGGCCATATTCTTTGCAGTATCATAGAAAAGGAACTCTTTGGGCTCGACTGA
- a CDS encoding LBBP_01157 family protein translates to MAKTKKPSKKGFFGWFLNLFRSSGKLEEQDPSKRKKEPKSFPMEWAVAIENWKKKLRTKQITTGIVLESPKFRLTKTNDKLFRAEGEDYSLILVTGNHLYKNKEDKWAGVLFVDEGELNKSLSKDLSRVDGLLQALSVPKTDLFLETDAPQEDWRVVFSFERFWKEQLILLMKPNAMALAMLAIGEECRIFFESVATERQKKLVRDELFYLNLGNTDQNNPYSKAKNFYGFGSALIEFGNAVNAIKERRDKEQKHGS, encoded by the coding sequence ATGGCAAAAACTAAAAAACCATCTAAGAAGGGTTTCTTTGGCTGGTTTTTGAACCTTTTTCGATCCAGTGGAAAATTAGAAGAACAAGATCCGTCCAAAAGGAAAAAGGAACCAAAATCGTTTCCCATGGAATGGGCCGTAGCCATTGAAAATTGGAAAAAAAAACTTCGTACCAAACAAATTACAACGGGTATTGTTTTAGAATCACCAAAGTTTCGCTTAACAAAAACTAACGATAAATTGTTTCGAGCGGAAGGGGAAGACTACTCTTTGATTCTCGTAACGGGTAACCACTTATATAAAAATAAAGAAGATAAATGGGCCGGTGTTTTGTTTGTGGATGAAGGGGAATTAAACAAAAGTTTGTCCAAAGATCTCTCTCGTGTGGATGGATTGTTACAAGCTCTTTCTGTTCCCAAAACAGATTTATTTTTGGAGACTGATGCACCTCAGGAAGACTGGAGAGTTGTTTTCTCCTTTGAACGATTTTGGAAAGAACAATTAATTTTACTTATGAAACCAAATGCAATGGCACTTGCGATGCTTGCCATAGGAGAAGAATGTCGGATTTTTTTTGAGTCCGTGGCTACGGAAAGACAAAAGAAACTAGTAAGAGACGAATTATTCTATCTGAATCTTGGGAACACAGACCAAAATAATCCCTATTCAAAAGCCAAAAACTTTTATGGATTTGGGTCTGCACTGATCGAGTTCGGAAATGCAGTGAATGCCATCAAAGAAAGAAGGGACAAAGAACAAAAACATGGATCATAA
- a CDS encoding glycosyltransferase family 2 protein: protein MEGKRKRKLSVAIITFNEEKNIGDCIRSVQSVADEIIVLDSLSTDRTKEIATSFSKVKFFESPFPGHVEQKNKAIGLCSNDWILSLDADERANKTLIQSIELFLESESVNADGFKIARLTFHLGRWIRFSGWYPLRRFRLFQKNAATWVGENPHDYIELKPGSIGKVMKGDILHYSFTDFSHQITTINQFSSIVAYTRYAKGERFSLFKTIFKPFGKFIEIYIFKFGFLDGIPGLWIAIASSFSTFLKYAKLYELDRKQIERPSNIRKEYGKN from the coding sequence ATGGAAGGCAAGAGAAAAAGAAAATTGTCGGTGGCCATCATCACCTTCAATGAAGAAAAAAATATCGGGGATTGTATCCGATCCGTACAGTCAGTTGCCGATGAAATCATTGTTTTGGATTCATTGAGTACTGACCGTACTAAAGAAATTGCAACTTCCTTTTCCAAAGTAAAATTCTTTGAATCTCCATTTCCCGGCCATGTGGAACAAAAGAACAAAGCCATTGGCCTTTGTTCCAATGATTGGATTCTATCGCTTGATGCAGATGAACGTGCTAATAAAACTCTAATCCAGTCTATCGAGTTATTTTTAGAATCCGAGTCAGTCAATGCCGACGGGTTTAAAATTGCAAGGCTCACTTTTCATTTGGGTCGGTGGATTCGATTTAGTGGTTGGTATCCGCTACGTAGATTTCGTCTTTTTCAGAAAAATGCCGCCACTTGGGTCGGTGAAAACCCACATGACTATATAGAATTAAAACCGGGTTCAATTGGGAAAGTCATGAAGGGAGATATCCTTCATTATAGTTTTACTGATTTTAGTCACCAAATCACAACTATCAATCAGTTCTCGAGTATTGTTGCTTATACTCGTTATGCGAAAGGAGAAAGGTTTTCTCTTTTCAAAACTATTTTCAAACCCTTCGGAAAATTTATCGAAATTTATATTTTTAAATTTGGGTTTTTGGATGGAATTCCTGGACTTTGGATTGCCATTGCTTCCTCCTTTTCAACCTTTTTAAAATATGCAAAATTATATGAACTAGACCGAAAACAGATCGAAAGACCGTCCAATATTAGAAAAGAATATGGCAAAAACTAA
- a CDS encoding O-antigen ligase family protein — protein MIGKETFHKISVVFLYLFFTLSPFSISLCQIFAGVSLFFLFLDKIIKRKFPHFESQILFWILLYLSFLVTPTLHWEETNWKLTILKSEFGDVWMGFLLLHHSNLSNFEKTKLKKALMIGALFLILSGLVSLLSPYRLAPFVMDGFQYTEGRRLPHLLANYMGKFPLYLPIGFQSTHLTYGGLLALYLPSVLERSFRILKINKQTSKFRFFLIGFIILSLAGILLLFLNQSRSIWFGLFFGIFLVSFQKRISIKKYLPTLVLGVLAGASILYLVYQYNWLFQRAIDDLFAKRSLENQRIWIHKMNFAILKDSYFFGIGSGNYTNEFIRQAKTLVNNLPELYYDLYITPKSHAHFDFLHFWILGGFLSGFSFLYFLYRETKLILNAGKHTVFFLGFFAIVFAGSFQCFLLDDEVLLPFLGILCLLPFSKNKKNIQDSLTVRKQTKIFGMIPFWILLSCLGAFYLTKTPNKDLFLHRTRTEHNFPDPKAQSSINGKLQVALPDGTKERYFKLAGCLDHNSNFNETHQVRVAPIFFKIHWEENQKGNLPDTLTLEIRKRESFDQDKEYKVQSERIVKIESYRNTKQIQKIQVYPKEYLGEGLEFIDFGFKYTWKEGKPILPRIEISGNCD, from the coding sequence ATGATTGGGAAAGAAACATTTCATAAGATTTCTGTCGTTTTTCTATACCTTTTTTTTACACTCTCCCCCTTTTCGATTAGCCTTTGCCAGATTTTTGCTGGCGTCTCCCTTTTCTTTTTATTTTTGGACAAAATTATAAAACGGAAATTTCCCCATTTCGAATCCCAAATCCTTTTTTGGATCCTTCTCTATTTAAGTTTTCTCGTCACACCGACTCTGCATTGGGAAGAAACCAATTGGAAACTAACTATCTTAAAATCTGAGTTTGGTGATGTGTGGATGGGATTTTTGTTATTACACCATTCAAATTTATCCAATTTCGAAAAAACGAAACTAAAAAAAGCGTTAATGATTGGTGCTCTGTTTCTCATTTTATCCGGTTTGGTATCATTACTTTCTCCCTACAGACTTGCTCCTTTTGTGATGGATGGATTTCAATATACCGAAGGAAGACGACTGCCTCACCTGCTCGCCAATTATATGGGAAAATTCCCTCTCTATTTGCCTATTGGTTTCCAAAGCACTCATCTAACGTATGGCGGGTTACTTGCTCTTTATCTCCCGTCTGTTTTAGAAAGGTCTTTTCGTATTTTAAAAATAAATAAACAAACTTCAAAGTTTCGTTTTTTTCTTATTGGATTTATCATTTTGTCTTTAGCTGGAATCCTTTTACTTTTTCTCAACCAAAGTCGTTCGATTTGGTTTGGACTCTTTTTTGGAATCTTTCTGGTTTCCTTCCAGAAAAGGATTTCTATTAAAAAATACTTACCGACTCTTGTTTTGGGAGTTTTGGCAGGTGCCAGCATCCTCTATTTGGTTTATCAATACAATTGGCTTTTTCAGAGAGCCATCGATGATTTATTCGCTAAACGATCGTTAGAGAACCAAAGGATATGGATTCATAAAATGAATTTTGCAATTCTAAAAGATTCTTATTTTTTTGGAATTGGATCAGGGAATTATACAAATGAATTTATCAGACAAGCGAAAACATTAGTAAACAATCTACCCGAATTGTATTATGATTTGTATATCACACCAAAGTCACATGCCCATTTCGACTTTTTACATTTTTGGATTTTGGGAGGGTTTCTCTCTGGTTTTTCTTTCCTCTATTTTTTATATCGAGAAACAAAACTCATTTTAAATGCAGGTAAACATACTGTTTTCTTTTTAGGTTTTTTTGCCATTGTATTTGCCGGTAGTTTCCAATGTTTTCTGTTAGATGATGAAGTTTTGTTGCCTTTTTTGGGGATTTTATGTTTACTTCCTTTCTCCAAAAATAAAAAAAATATCCAAGATTCTTTAACAGTTAGAAAGCAGACCAAAATTTTTGGAATGATTCCTTTTTGGATTCTACTTTCCTGTTTAGGGGCTTTCTATTTAACAAAAACTCCTAATAAAGATCTTTTTTTACACCGAACTCGCACAGAACATAACTTCCCCGATCCAAAGGCACAATCGTCAATCAACGGGAAATTACAGGTCGCTTTGCCAGATGGAACCAAGGAACGATACTTCAAACTCGCAGGATGTTTGGATCACAATTCTAACTTTAATGAAACGCACCAAGTCAGAGTGGCACCAATTTTTTTCAAAATCCATTGGGAAGAAAATCAAAAGGGAAATCTACCCGATACTCTTACTCTAGAAATTCGGAAACGAGAAAGCTTCGACCAAGACAAAGAATACAAGGTCCAATCGGAACGAATTGTAAAAATAGAAAGTTATCGAAATACAAAACAAATCCAAAAGATCCAAGTCTATCCTAAGGAATATTTGGGAGAGGGACTAGAGTTTATTGATTTTGGATTTAAGTATACTTGGAAGGAAGGAAAACCGATTCTTCCCAGAATCGAAATTTCAGGGAACTGTGATTAG
- a CDS encoding LIMLP_04285 family protein, with product MNRMTFLTVSILLIVSLNSYADTVKVKATKEVLENVKTSSPTANYVLVESKDGTKQAFKKTAVDVVSLPVEWGTPKEEEKPGFFGSLFASKDTKEETKTESPNPEEPKENPENQSFFKRKLPELAMGGMVLLWFILP from the coding sequence ATGAACCGAATGACTTTTCTCACTGTATCCATTCTTTTGATTGTTTCTCTCAATTCTTATGCAGACACGGTGAAAGTGAAAGCAACCAAAGAGGTGCTGGAGAATGTAAAAACATCTTCTCCGACCGCCAATTATGTTTTGGTAGAATCAAAAGACGGCACCAAACAAGCGTTTAAGAAGACTGCTGTAGATGTTGTCTCTCTCCCCGTAGAATGGGGAACTCCTAAAGAGGAAGAAAAACCTGGATTTTTTGGGTCCCTATTTGCTTCCAAAGATACCAAAGAAGAAACAAAAACAGAATCGCCAAATCCTGAAGAACCAAAAGAAAACCCTGAAAACCAAAGTTTTTTCAAAAGAAAACTTCCAGAATTGGCAATGGGCGGAATGGTTCTCCTTTGGTTTATACTTCCTTAA
- the guaA gene encoding glutamine-hydrolyzing GMP synthase, giving the protein MKSDKKIAVVDFGGQYAHLIASRIRRLGAYTEILSNEEPLSVYESYAGIILSGGPSSVYEKGAPLLPDGFFKTSVPILGICYGHQLLMKALGGEVVSSNSKEYGPAILEIQNPDSLLSKSLSSKTKVWMSHGDEVVRMPDGFKIVASSDNCRYAFVSNESKKQFGIQFHPEVTHSEEGEVLLRNFVNLCNAGASWSISQFLEEQISELQKKVPPGKNVFLLVSGGVDSSVAYLLLAKALGKDRVKGLLVDTGFMRKNEVKDLMDNLHQVGFDLTIWDESQIFYKHLESEFEPEKKRRIVGDLFLEAQSKATDSLGLDSEHWLLGQGTIYPDTIESGGTKHSHKIKTHHNRVPQIEKLIQEGKIIEPIADLYKDEVRELGRLLGLPERWIERHPFPGPGLVVRMIASPETKPPILDFSDLALAGKKAEVKILPILSVGVQGDQRSYAHCAVLNDFTTNWKELDECAVEITNFKKEINRVVFAPGIPSFSGVFHYTKLTLDKEHSDILREADAIVNRILYEESIHTSIWQMPVVLVPVGLRENSYGVVLRPVESTEAMTANFYEMDRKILESITKELLALPQISLVLYDLTHKPPGTIEWE; this is encoded by the coding sequence ATGAAAAGTGATAAAAAAATTGCAGTCGTCGATTTCGGCGGTCAATACGCTCACCTCATCGCATCCCGAATTCGTAGGCTTGGTGCCTATACGGAAATTCTTTCCAACGAAGAACCTTTATCTGTCTATGAGTCCTATGCTGGAATCATTCTATCAGGTGGCCCCAGTAGCGTGTATGAGAAGGGTGCCCCACTTCTACCAGATGGATTTTTTAAAACTTCTGTTCCCATTCTAGGAATCTGTTATGGTCACCAACTTTTAATGAAGGCTCTCGGTGGTGAGGTGGTTTCTTCCAATTCAAAAGAATACGGCCCTGCTATTTTAGAAATTCAAAATCCAGATTCTCTACTTTCAAAATCCCTTTCTTCTAAAACAAAAGTTTGGATGAGTCACGGTGATGAAGTGGTTCGGATGCCAGATGGTTTCAAAATTGTCGCTTCTTCGGATAATTGTCGTTATGCGTTTGTTTCAAATGAGTCTAAAAAACAATTTGGAATCCAATTCCATCCGGAAGTCACTCATTCCGAAGAAGGGGAAGTTTTACTTCGAAATTTTGTGAATCTTTGTAATGCAGGTGCCAGTTGGAGTATTTCTCAGTTTCTGGAAGAACAAATCTCTGAGTTACAAAAGAAAGTCCCCCCAGGTAAAAATGTGTTTTTGCTCGTATCAGGTGGAGTGGATTCTTCTGTTGCTTATTTACTTCTAGCAAAAGCTCTTGGGAAAGATCGGGTCAAAGGACTCCTCGTCGATACGGGCTTTATGCGTAAAAATGAAGTGAAAGATCTTATGGACAACCTCCACCAAGTTGGTTTTGATCTCACCATTTGGGATGAAAGTCAGATCTTTTACAAACACTTAGAATCCGAATTTGAACCAGAAAAAAAACGCCGAATCGTTGGAGATCTATTCTTAGAAGCACAAAGTAAAGCCACTGATTCTTTAGGATTGGATTCGGAACATTGGCTTCTAGGCCAAGGAACCATTTACCCCGACACCATCGAATCAGGGGGAACCAAACATTCTCATAAAATCAAAACCCATCACAACCGTGTCCCACAGATTGAAAAACTCATCCAAGAAGGGAAAATCATCGAACCCATTGCCGATTTGTACAAGGATGAAGTGAGAGAACTCGGAAGGCTTCTTGGCCTACCGGAACGTTGGATCGAAAGGCATCCTTTCCCTGGTCCGGGCCTTGTGGTAAGAATGATTGCAAGTCCTGAGACTAAACCACCAATCCTCGATTTTTCTGATTTGGCCCTTGCTGGAAAAAAAGCAGAGGTTAAAATTTTACCGATTCTTTCTGTCGGGGTCCAAGGGGACCAAAGAAGTTATGCCCACTGTGCCGTGTTAAATGATTTTACAACAAACTGGAAGGAATTGGATGAGTGTGCAGTAGAGATTACCAATTTCAAAAAGGAAATCAATCGTGTGGTTTTTGCACCGGGGATTCCTAGTTTCTCGGGAGTATTTCATTATACCAAACTGACCCTAGACAAAGAGCACTCGGATATCTTAAGAGAGGCGGATGCGATTGTGAACCGAATCCTCTATGAAGAGTCCATTCATACTTCTATCTGGCAAATGCCAGTGGTCCTTGTTCCTGTGGGTTTACGTGAAAATTCTTATGGGGTAGTGTTACGACCAGTGGAATCAACAGAAGCAATGACTGCTAATTTTTACGAGATGGACAGAAAGATTTTGGAAAGTATCACCAAAGAATTGTTAGCATTGCCACAAATTTCTTTGGTATTATACGATCTTACCCACAAACCACCGGGGACCATTGAGTGGGAATAA
- the queF gene encoding preQ(1) synthase has product MSEKKSESSYEDKQDHIPSWKTPEIEWFANVYAGKEYNIEFTIPEFTAVCPKTGLPDFGSIFIEYIPRDRCVELKSLKEYMMSYRNVGIFHENVVNKILEDFVQAVDPLYVKVVGDYNVRGGVKTIVRREYKA; this is encoded by the coding sequence ATGTCGGAAAAAAAATCAGAATCTTCTTACGAGGACAAACAAGACCATATCCCGTCCTGGAAAACCCCGGAAATCGAGTGGTTTGCCAATGTTTATGCCGGAAAAGAATACAATATTGAATTTACTATCCCAGAATTTACTGCCGTTTGTCCCAAAACAGGTCTACCCGACTTTGGTTCTATTTTTATCGAATACATTCCTCGGGATCGCTGCGTAGAACTCAAATCGCTGAAAGAATACATGATGTCCTACCGAAATGTGGGAATTTTCCATGAAAATGTGGTGAACAAAATCCTCGAAGATTTTGTTCAAGCAGTGGATCCCCTATATGTAAAGGTGGTGGGAGATTACAATGTTCGGGGTGGAGTCAAAACAATCGTTAGGCGAGAGTATAAAGCATAA
- a CDS encoding SemiSWEET transporter gives MENLIGYIAAFLTTVSFLPQVLRVVMTKQTRDISRNMYIMFFVGVLLWFVYGVLKSDFPIILANSVTIFFVSIILYYKLKTEENI, from the coding sequence ATGGAAAACCTGATTGGCTACATTGCTGCCTTTTTAACTACTGTTTCATTTCTTCCGCAAGTGTTACGAGTTGTCATGACCAAACAAACCCGAGACATCAGCCGCAATATGTACATCATGTTTTTTGTGGGTGTACTTTTGTGGTTTGTATATGGAGTTTTAAAATCTGATTTTCCCATCATTCTCGCAAATTCGGTCACCATATTTTTTGTATCGATCATTTTATATTATAAACTCAAAACAGAGGAAAACATATGA
- a CDS encoding ferredoxin, with product MRKAYVDKDNCTSCNQCADNMPKYFMMDEDDVSQTHIGGESINDAMIPDEDEKKVQKEMDECPGECIHWKKN from the coding sequence ATGAGAAAAGCTTATGTAGACAAAGACAATTGTACTTCTTGTAACCAATGTGCAGATAATATGCCGAAATACTTTATGATGGACGAGGATGATGTTTCCCAAACTCATATCGGGGGTGAGTCAATTAACGATGCAATGATCCCAGATGAAGATGAAAAAAAGGTGCAAAAGGAAATGGATGAATGCCCAGGGGAATGTATCCACTGGAAAAAAAATTAA
- a CDS encoding LysR family transcriptional regulator, giving the protein MNPIELYQSFYCIYRERNLTKAGKILGLSQPALSLHLQSLERHRKEVLFRRTSRDLIPTDAAKRLYVQIAGPIEELEKMEGQWKPKENIRKFRIGSAKEIFLEKILPNLSASRERFHVQYGHPPELLDSLEKKEIDLVITNQKLNVPGILLEELYSEKFVFVASKPISSEANFPFRGENKPKIEMIKTWMENQHWFVYSEDFAIVRRFWKVNFDSRPKLKEYSVLPNLHDIRTALELGCGVSVLPTYLLEKKTSLYTNQKDCRSFENQLYLVSREEDVDYLEEKFPKLYDWMNV; this is encoded by the coding sequence ATGAATCCGATCGAATTGTACCAAAGTTTTTATTGTATCTATCGTGAGAGGAATTTGACCAAAGCAGGAAAAATCCTTGGTTTGTCCCAACCGGCACTCAGTTTGCATTTACAGTCTTTGGAAAGGCATAGAAAAGAAGTTCTATTTCGCCGTACATCTAGGGATTTAATTCCCACTGATGCCGCCAAACGGTTGTATGTTCAAATCGCAGGCCCAATCGAAGAATTAGAAAAAATGGAGGGGCAATGGAAACCGAAAGAAAATATTCGTAAGTTTAGGATTGGATCCGCCAAAGAGATTTTTTTAGAGAAAATTTTGCCGAATCTTTCTGCATCGAGGGAAAGATTTCATGTTCAATATGGTCATCCTCCCGAACTTTTGGATTCTTTGGAAAAAAAGGAAATCGATCTAGTCATCACCAATCAAAAGTTAAATGTTCCGGGAATTTTGTTAGAAGAATTATACAGTGAAAAATTTGTTTTTGTTGCGTCAAAACCCATCAGTTCTGAGGCGAATTTTCCATTTCGGGGAGAAAACAAACCCAAAATCGAAATGATCAAAACTTGGATGGAAAACCAACACTGGTTTGTGTATAGCGAAGACTTTGCGATTGTTCGAAGGTTTTGGAAGGTGAATTTTGATTCTCGGCCGAAATTAAAAGAGTATTCCGTTTTACCGAATCTTCATGATATCCGGACTGCTTTGGAACTCGGGTGCGGTGTTTCTGTTTTGCCTACGTATTTACTTGAAAAAAAAACATCATTGTATACGAATCAAAAGGATTGTCGGAGTTTCGAGAATCAACTTTACCTTGTTAGTCGAGAAGAGGACGTCGATTATTTAGAAGAAAAATTCCCAAAACTGTATGATTGGATGAATGTTTAA